The Desulfovibrio sp. TomC genome contains the following window.
CAAGCAGCGCTTCCTCGACACCGCCGGCCGCATCGACCGCTTCCGGAAGAAGTACGCCAAATTTGAGCCCAAGGCCTAGTGGGGTCTTGGCCCGCATCCGCCGGGCCGAAAGGTCCGGCGGCAACCTTCAGGATACAGCCATGAAGCGCTTTCTGCGTCTGCTCCCCCTGCTGGTGGCCTCGCCAACCGTGGGCGGTCAGGCCGTCATGGAAGGCGTCATGATGCGCGATCGGGATCGTCTGGCCATTGCCGTGCGCAAGCCCGGCGGCGACATCCTGCTCGACGTGCGTCCGTGGTTCACCCTCACCGCTGCCAAGTGGCTCAAAAAGCCGCTCGTGCGCGGGTTTCCTGTTTTGCTCGAAACCCTGATAAACGGCATCAAAGCGCTCAACTACTCGGCCCAGGTGGCCGTGGAGGACGAGGATGGCGCCGAGTTGGGGCCGCTGGCCATGGGACTGACCCTGGCGGCGTCCATCGGCTTCGCCTTGCTGCTTTTCGTGGTCACGCCGCATCTGTTTTCCCTCGGAATGCGCAGCCTGGGCCTTTCCGGCGGCGTCGAGGACTTGAGCTTCCACGTCTGGGACGGGTTGTTCAAGATGGTTTTGTTTATTGGCTACGTGGCGGCAATCTCTTTTTTGCCGGACATCCGCCGGGTGTTTCAGTACCACGGGGCCGAGCACAAGGTCATTTGGGCCTATGAGCAGGGCGCGGAACTGACGCCGGCCGGCGCGCGGGGCTTTTCTCGGCTGCATCCCCGCTGCGGCACAGCCTTCCTGCTCTTTGTCCTGGCCATTTCCATCGTGCTCTACGCCTTTCTCGTACCCTGGCTGCTGACGTTTTACGCCCCGGCCACGGCCTGGATCAAGCAGCTCTATATTGTTGTCTTAAAGCTCGTCCTCATGGTTCCGGTCAGCGCCCTGGCCTATGAAGTCATTAAGCTTGCCGGCAAATTCCATACGAATCTTGCCTGCCGCCTGATTTCGGCCCCCGGGCTTTTCTTGCAGATGCTCACCACCAAGGAACCCGACGACGCCCAGATCGAGGTGGCCCTGGCCGCACTCGACGGCGCAGTTGCCGACCAGCCGACCGCCTGACCCGTTGCGGCCT
Protein-coding sequences here:
- a CDS encoding DUF1385 domain-containing protein, translating into MKRFLRLLPLLVASPTVGGQAVMEGVMMRDRDRLAIAVRKPGGDILLDVRPWFTLTAAKWLKKPLVRGFPVLLETLINGIKALNYSAQVAVEDEDGAELGPLAMGLTLAASIGFALLLFVVTPHLFSLGMRSLGLSGGVEDLSFHVWDGLFKMVLFIGYVAAISFLPDIRRVFQYHGAEHKVIWAYEQGAELTPAGARGFSRLHPRCGTAFLLFVLAISIVLYAFLVPWLLTFYAPATAWIKQLYIVVLKLVLMVPVSALAYEVIKLAGKFHTNLACRLISAPGLFLQMLTTKEPDDAQIEVALAALDGAVADQPTA